AAATCAAAGCtaacatgatgaaaataaaaaaagaaagaggagtGGGTCTATGACTAAGAAATTAGAAAAAGCATCAAATTCTTAAGACCAGTAAGACATACATGACTACAATATGACATTCACCGTTGGTGAAGGAGCAATTGCAGGTAACAGTACTGTTGTTGATAGCCTGAGACCCATGTGTCGGCGGTGGAGTAAACCAGCTTGACTTATTGTTGCAAGGATTCTCACTGAAATTCCAATCCTTCTTTCCAAGTTCTGCCGCTATCTCATGAAGAGCTTTTactgcaaaaataataaaataaattcgaGAAGCCATTGAAGGAAGCTGAGTTGGATTAAAACACATTCACAAGAAAATTCCTGGAATAATTTTTGGGTGAGTTCTTAAGACATATAAACACCCAAGTATATACCCAAGTGAATCGGACCTGCAGAGTACTGTTTAATGCAGATTAGTTAAAGaaacaatagaaaaaaaaaggtgaaatgGAAGAGAGTAAACTGCAAAAACATGAACCGGAAATTTTCACAACCAGCTAGTAAAGAAACAATGCTCATCTTTTACACGAAGAAAGAAATTGCAAAGTTGAGTACTAACTTACGTTCATAATCTGGAGGATAGGGTGGCTCTACTCGGGCTTCAACTTGGTTTGGTTCCATGCAAACCAGCACCAAGAAGACTGTAAGAATTATGTACCCAAAGAGTATATTCATGACTGAAGGACAGTTGACGGCGCCTCCCATGTTTTTCTTAGTGAAATGAAGCAATCTTCTTCCACAAAacttttttcttataaaaacCTAGCTTTTGATGTAGAGCGGCCATGGTACTCTTTTTTTGCTTTTGGTCTCCATGATTTCTTTAGCCTACCCCACCTTAACCGTATGGTTTAGTCAGGGCGGCGTCATGGTATCTTATTTTATCGTGATAAATCGATTTAAAAAATCACTTTGGTTGTTTTTATTCAGTTTTAATTAGAGTTGTTTATCCTAATTAAATTTATCTATcgtataaatttattattaattttcattcttataatttatttattaatattttatatacaaattaattttttaaatattttatagtatcgtcaataatttaattttaatagaaatttagaGATTTAACATGATTAAAAaacttaataatataaatagttcaaaatataaaatttaatttaataatatgaataGTAAACATAAATtcgaaaacaattttttttggaatttaagAGGAAATAAAAGTTTTGgagaaaacaaaagttaataGCTATTAATCAAATTGGCTATTAAccttttaaattaatgtgttaGATTGTCATTTCATTGGAAGATAACAAACGAGTggctaaaatataataattagatAATGTTAATAGTTATTACGTAAGTTTTAAAAGTTGGGTGTCcgaaacataattttaaataaagttcACAATTGGTGTAGTTTActccaaaaaattaaaatctaattttaaCCCAAAATATCAAGGATAACCCTTCTTATCTAGTGGTGTTCATGAGTTAGATCAAGTCCAAGTATAGGCCAGACCTAGTAAATAACTAGTTCAAGTCTATTTTAAATTTGctcatattatttaaataaatttaaaaaatatttatattatttttaatttaatatttaataattttaaatatttttatttactaaattgttTTTTGaagattatttattaaaattttacatatagtTATCTTACCATTTTTTAATCTTTACcccataatatttaataatatttaatttttatgtgttataaattacataatatataaaagtaacataatataaacattacaaaatttataaatgGGCCGAACCAGATTGGGATCAACTATGAATATTCAAGCCCAAGCTCGAACCATGTTTTAAACGGGTCTAATTTGTttatccaaactcatttttcaggcacgcataatttatttatctaaactctatcaaattttaaacaaatcTCTGAGTTTGAACAAATAACTTAACCCATAAATAAATCTATCACTAAGAGCAAAACTCGTACACTAATACTTGAAGTAATCcctcttgatctaaaattttaacatatgattttttttatagaaaaagaaaagttaaaatatttattctttatacatttaacatttttaattttaatttaagaaatttaatatctttagtttttttaaaaatccatTGTCGTTTGGTTTAACAATATCGATgtcctttttatttatattttcttgaaaaatagAAAACATAGAAGAAAATATgattagttaaaaaatttaaaaataatttttggaaaataaaaatagaaatgtaaatatttgaaaattaaaaaacaataaaaagttGTTTTAAGTGTTTTTACTAAAAATACATTGTAAAAGTGAAAACGATATAAATGCAAAAATAttctttttacaaatttttaaatattaaatttgataccTTACTTCAAATCCATATAAATGTAAAAGCATTTATCTTATTTCtattagagaaaaaaaatttctaaagatgttttcattattgaaaacaaatttttgtttttatttaccaaatatgctttttaatttttaaaaaatataaaatataaattattttctaaaaataaaaatgaaaaataataaaaaaatattttcaaaacccaaacataacataaattttaacaacACTAAGATTTATCAATCAAATTTAAGtccattaaaatattattttttattatataattattaaaatgaattttacttcctttcaaaatatcaatcaacatatctaaaaataataattttaacaggattaattttaaatttataaatctaaaaagtagcactattcaaataaaaaaaatagcaagGCTATATTCTTAGAATCAGGAAGATTAAATTCTAAACATGTGAAAATTAcattaatttaaatacattttaaccaataaaaaatatattacgaGAATAAAAAATGTAtcttttaagaaaatttaaaaaaaattatgaagggCGGCATTAGAGACGGTAAATtcagtaaaattttaatttaacccttatattaaaattaaattttttagaaaactaaaagtaaatatttaaacttacaatctttttaataaaatactgGGTAGAAGATGAGATTACACTGTTTAAACCCTTATCAAACAACTTTATGATAAAAGTTTTAACCACTGCTCCATTAAATTCAAGATTAAACATACATTTTCAATTGATTAAAATATGTGTTTAcattaattatgtgttaattttttttaaggaaaatagATTTCATTAACGAAAACAACCAACTAAAAGAGCtacgaaccgaattaaccgattGAATCAAATTAGTTCGGTTAATTAGTCGATCGCCGACTCTAATTTAATCGAAgatgattttttgaaattttggttaacaGTTATTTCAGTTCAAAACTGagtaattaactaaattaaccaattaaccaaaattataaataatgaaatattataAGCCTAATGTATTAGATAGGTCCAATATATTATGTAagctcaaaatataaaaattaaaaaatgaaattaaaattgattggatttatataaattattataatggACTTAAAATCATaatagatttatatatatttaaactaaaaaaataaataaaaagaaataagccCTACATTTTTCCCTTTCCATGTTTAAACTCAAAACAAATTTTAAGTTGGCACTGCTTGACACGTACATTTTCTATTTTCTagactttttcattttttcttttcattttatcaCTCAAGtctcaaaaaaattttttttttttaatttggttaacaacatgaataaactaaaattatttctGTCAAGTAAacgattttgaaaaaaaaatagagttccgtttgaaaatttttatggtTTCGGTTAATATGATTAATGGTTTAAGATTAACAGTTAACCATAAAAGTTACAGCATCAAATTAATGgttaattttatgaatcagtATGATAAGTCACAAGCTATACATCTTTGTGCATTTCTATGGCTCGATCGGATGAATTAAAGAAGATGAGTAGGTACTACAAATTTCTGGCTTTCCATGGTTTTAAACCTCAATACATGACGCCTCATTGGTTTCATTGATGTCACGAGCTGAAGTAGATGAAGACTCGAACAGAGATCCTGCAGGTGTTGATGTGTGCCCCTGACTACTCATATAGCTACGATGATCTCTTATAGCTTTAAACCTCAAATCTTCATTATAACTACTAGCATTAGGGATGACATCGGGAATCGTAATTGTTCCTTCCAGCATTCCCACCACATCAGACATTGTCGGCCTCAGGGAGGGCGAAGCATTGGTGCATAAGAGAGCTACTTTAATCATCCTTTCTGCTTCCGACTTGTTATAGTCGGATCCCAGCTTATCATCGACCAACTCCAAAAGCTTTCCACTTTGTTGTAAATGACAGGCCTGCAGAAGACATAAAAACACATGCATGAAATTCTCGACGACGTGGAGCTTGCTTAACGTGCCATTAAGCACAAAGCATAcaaccaaaagaagaaaaaaaaggcgGTTACAAAAAGGTataaaaccagaaggggttgaaaAGTAGAGCATAGGAAGTATTTAATAAAGACCTAAGGAAATGGAAATGCATGTATAAATAAGGTATGTATTAATGATTACCCAATCTAGAAGGCAAGTGTATTCGTCCACTGCTCCATAATTCATATTATGCTTGCCACTAACAAGCTCCAATGCCACAATTCCGAAGCTATAAACATCTGCCTTGTAGGTCAAGTAACCCCACAGTGCATACTCTGGTGCAATATATCCTCTGCATTTTTAACTTTTGCAatgtaaatttacatttaaaggTCAAAGGAGGTTTTTTCAGCTAAGACATCATTGCAAGATGCGAGTTGGCTTACATTGTCCCAGCAATTCGTGTGCTGATGTGAGTTTTATCCTCGTCGCTAAGCTTGGCCAACCCAAAGTCAGATATTTTAGGATTAAGGTCTCTATCAAGCAGAACGTTGGTACCTTTGATGTCTCTGTGGACAATTTTGAGTCTAGACTCTTCATGGAGAAACGCTATGCCTTTAGCTATTCCGACACAAATCTTCTGCCTGGTAGGCCAATCTAGATTTATTCGAGAGTATTCCGGTCCTTAATAGGATCATCCGTGAAATGTTGCATGAGTTAAAATCTTTGTTGCATGTTTCCACacattgaaacaaattagggaaAATTGTTCATTAAACTTACCAAACAAAGCCCGAGAAAGGCTATTATTTTCCAAGTACTCATACACTAGCAACAGTTGATTCCCTTCGATACAGCATCCATAAAGTTTCACAAGATTGGGGTGCTGCAAACATGAAATCATCCCCATCTCGTTCAAGAATTCACGATTTCCCTGACTCGACTTTGAAGAAAGCTGCTTGACAGCGATTATAGTTCCATCAGCTAGCTGACCCTGTCATCCAGTCATGAAATTCAGCAAAcctttaaaagtaaaatttaatagGAAAATGAAGTTCATCTGGCATGTATTTCGCTTGTATACCTTGTAAACAGGTCCAAATCCACCTTCACCAATCTTGTTTCCAGAATCAAAATTGTTAGTAGCCGCCTTTATCTGCTTTAAGGTGAAAGAAACTGTTTGCAAATCTAGTCCCCTGAGATCTGTAAAAGTAGGACATATAAAAATGGGTTAAACGAGTAGGAATGGTTTGCGTATCTGAGATAGcataaaagaaaagattttggcATCGTTTTTTCTAAACCATTGACTTCTACAACTGAAACAACCCAAACCTTGTTCTCTATGGCTCTTGGCTTTAAAACAGTATATCCAGATAAAAATACCGGATGCCAAGAACACGAGAAAGGATCCCACTACACCAATGATGATTGGCACAGTCTTTGTTTTGTTCTCCTTATGCTGGGGTTTGAAATCTGCAAAAAATTTCGACTAAGAAATCCATTGTGCTATTCAAAGTTAAGGTTGAAATATGTAAAAGCAAAACTAGTTGTCGATTGTGCAACACAAAGGATGGTACAGATAAGGATGAGAAACAAGGTGAAGAAGGCTACATACTGGGATCGACTGAGATGGCTGATATGAGGGGGCCATGGACTCCTCGACTAGGAATTGCTTGAGTACCTTTTCCAGCCCAGTAGAAGTGGATCTCTAGTTCACCATTTGTTACATTGGCATTATAGTGTTTCGTTAGTGGAGTAAGAATACCACCAGCTTCAGCTTCTATATTGAAGTTTTCTTCCACCAGCTGGTCCTGGAACATGATAATTCAGTGACATTTATTTAGCAACCAATGGAGACCGAATGGTGTAACACCATTCTTCTGATGACCATGTACAATAGTCAGAATTCTTTCTGAAGGAGCTAGTTTCTCAAAGATGATAAATTACCTGGATATAAATGTTGAAAATGCGCCTGCCAAGTCTTCCATATCTTGTGCTATTAATGATTTCAATCTCGGCAAAGTGTAGTCTCACTGAATAGCTCCCATTCTCTAAACAATATCGGAAATAAGTAATTGAAAGTGGAGATAGACGCGCAGTAGCATACAACTGGTTAGACATGCTTGTAGACTGCGCCAGATAACGTGATGCAGCATTCAGTTCATCATTGTCATCCCTGAAGTCTCCAGTGCTACTAAAACCCCAGTTATCGTTGTTCCCATATAATGTTGCAGCACCACCTAAACCAGAAGTTGCATCTCCCACATACATAGTCCCATTCATTTTCACATCATTAGTTCCACCACAATTGATATACATAGAATGCCAATCTGCCAGAGACAAGATAACCATTTAACTTCAAAGAAAGAAGCcaaaaatttaaccattaaattacCATTTTTGTGTAAACAGCTTgctgattatatatatatgaacttttATATCAGCTCGAGAGAACATTGTCAAAACAAGTTAGCGAATTGGAAAGCTTGgattttaaggtaagtattaaAATTAGATTTCAAAGCAATTGTTGCACTGAACTTAcatttctgacatttgaaatcGCTCCTGCATGGAATAACTCCTCTTTTACTGTCAGgtcatgaaaaagaaaaacaccaaATTAAGGGATAGATTAGCAATCAAATGAAAGCTATGTAGGATCATTATTCTATAAATACTCATATTAGTTTCATATGGAAAACATggaaatcaaattttaaagttCACATCCATCTATTTCAACGTAATCAGTGCCCAAGAAACAGATGGAGATTTGCATTGACAGTCAATTATCAAGAACCCAAGAATTGAATCTTACACGTATTCTGTCGAAGAACTGCGGAACAAATTTATGTTATCCCTATTTGAAAAGCATAATGCAGTACAAGTCAGCAATCCTACATCTCAGGAAAGCATACAGAAAGAAAGTGCTTTTACTCTGctcgaagaaaaagaaaaaagaaccaaCAATTTTCGTAAACAAGCAGGCTGATCGGGGCCTGGCCATGTGAAGTTATTGTAGGAAAGGTCCCTGAATGCAAGAAGGAAATAGAACTGTTTACTCAGAAATCTCTGCATGTTAAGAATTCACATGTACATTCCTAAATCAAATATACGAATCAGACAATCCAAACAGAAAGTACATACACTGGAAGTCCTGTCGACAAGATTGATGCAGGTATATTTCCACTGAGATTATTGCCTGTAAGATAGCTGATATCAAGCATATCAGCCAGTTTTGCAAGCATTGCAGTTAGATATCGAATGTCACTACATTACTTACATGATTTTCTGTCTAGAACGGAAAAAAAGAAATACTTACAGGAATTTTAAATCTTTAGGGAGAGTGACTTCGACAAGTTGCCCACTCAACAGGTTAAAACTGAGGTCCCTGTCCAAATTTACAAGTAAATAtgtgttatttaagcttaaacttaaaacataaatgaaaatatggcaACTTTGGGACAAGAACATATGTGTTATAGCAGCATAGAGATCTGCACGCTATAGTCTTCTAACTTTTCTCCTTCATTAAAATTCATAATGCTACGAAAAATCGAAATGTTTGGGAGGAAAAAAGAAGCAAATTCACTGTTCTTTTGGACTGAAGAATCATGTTGTACACTTACAAAACACGTAATTTACTCATTTGCCAGATCTCTTGTGGGATTTGCCCAACAATGTTGCATTTCTTCAATATTCTACAATGTCCAAGGGCAGCCATATTAGATACAACGATCAAAGAACTTTATATCATATGCCTGCATAAAGATAAGATTAGCAGCGAACGTACATCCGATTGATTGCTGTCATGTTCCAAAGATAAGGAAAAGGCTGAGTTGCTCCGTTTATATCACTGATTATCCTGTAAGTACACCATAAAGAACAAAAATGTTTGGCAACAATTAAAGTAGTCCATGATATTCTGCATAGAAGCTTTCAGTACTTACAAAGTTACTAAGTTTTCCAAAGCTGAGATGGATGAAGGAATGGGACCTTCAAGTCCACTAGCCTGCATTTCTCTGGTTCATTTAATTGAAGTAAAAAACAATCAGCTCAAGAGAATACAAGTTTTTGACTTTAAAGCCATTGAGTAGCCGTTCCCAAGGTTTAGGATCTTACAATCTTTCGAGTTTCTTCCAGTTCCAAATGAAAGCCGGTATGCTCCCATTAAAGTTGTTGTCATTTATCCTACTGCAATTCGTAAAAAACTTttacaacccaaatttcaaccaaGCTTTTTCTGACATTCTACTAGTATAAGTTAACAAAAAGCCTTACAAGTCGGTTAAGTTTTTCAGTGCTTCAAGTTGAACCGGCAAATTTCCGGTTAGTCCATTGGAAGACAATCTCCTGCAATGATAATTATAAACTTTTATCCATCAAAAACATGTTACTTATTTCTGTTTTCAAATGTATAGCTCaggaaaattagaaaattatataAGTCATGAAAATTCCTTACAGAGTTCTCAAGTTAACTAACTTTCCAATTTCTGGAGGGACTTGTCCTGAAAATTGATTTGCTTCAAGGTCTCTGTAAAGTACATACATTGAAATTACTTGAAATAAGTGCAACATCTCTCTTACCAATTTAAACATTTGCATTCTTCATTGTCCAGGAAACATCTATTTACAATAAATTGAAGTACTTTAATACTCACAAGTATGTAAGACTGGTAATGTTCCCCAAATAAGTCGGAATGCTCCCCGATAGTCGATTTCCGAAGACAGAGCTGGACAAAGATATTGCTTGGTTAGCTCCAAATGAGCATTACCCAGTTTTTCTCTTCAGTTAAAGATTTGATCAAACACCAAGGAGACGATAACTTACATGAACTCAAGTTGCATTGAAGCCCATTCAGGTGGGATTGTCCCATTGAGATAGTTGTATGCAAAATCACTACATATGCCGAATAGAGACTTAAGCGTAAAACACATTGAATAAACAAAAATGAAGAGAGCATTGAGAAAGAGAGTCAGAGATATGCTTACATCTCTTTGAGGTAAGGAAGGTTTACAAGTTCAGATGGAAGAACTCCTGGAAGACTCTGAAGTTTGAATATTCTAAAACAACACAAAAACAAATCCCATATGTCAGCCGTTTgagcctttttaaaaaaaatttgtttacaACGTAGCTTTGTCCTCTGCACTTTTCTTTTGGTTCTTTCTAGTTTTATTTTCCGGGAAACTTACATATGTGTAACGTGGCAGGTGTCGTTTTGGCAAGTGCAGGTAACGTTTTTCTCCGCACCCGTGTCCGTGTTCACTTTCTCCGAGACACAACTGCCGGCATCGAAATTCCAGTCGTTACCTCCCATCGTTTTGGCAATTTGATTCAGAACATTCACTAATAAAACAAGAAAGAACAttcactaataataataataaaggcatAAGTCCCCATCcctagtattttaaaaaataaataacataacataaaGATACCCTCATCTTGAGGCAGCGTAGCGGCATCAAGCTTGTTTGTGTTtaacaaaatgaaagaaagaacagCTGATAGCAGAAAGGCGATGGGTTTAGAGAAGAACATGTTTGAAGCAAAGGAAAACCGTTCAGTATTCTTAGCAATCAATCTGGCTGATCTTTATCTCTTTccctttggttttttttttttcagacaaAAAGACAAACAGAACAAGGAACTTACTTTaggattaattatttattaattaagttgGATTTGGAGTACAAAAGCAGTCAAATACTTTGAACGTAAACGCCAAAGCCACCAATGCGATTAAAGGTTTGACCTTTCTTTCATAAAAAGCATATGAAAAAAATTACCACGTTTCGGTGTTAGTTCTATTATGGATAATATTATGAGGAGGTGTTGCAATTGGGTTGGGTGCTTTTGCCATTATTTACAGATTCGTTATTTACCCTTCGCATTTTCAAGCCACAAGCAAGCTTGTTGTGTTATGGATCTATCCGGAAGTACCTCATATTTGTACAATATCAACCAATGTTTAATTTTCAACGCTTTCATTATACATGTTTCTATATACGGgtatctatattttttatattgatattaaataaaagagatTATTATGTAATAAATTAGCGTCGAAATTGAGATTTTAAAAATCTTTAGTatgtttcaaaaagaaaatatttagtGTCTTATGGTTTAATTCTATCCATGTTTCTCTTGGGtcaattatttgtttattaactaaattatagtataaaaattggCACTTGAcattttgaataataataataaatataaattaaatattgaatattgaatattgaatattaaatattaaataatattaatattaaaatatatcctTTTCCTCTCTTCccctttcttcttcatcttcccCATGCTTCATCTTCTCATCAAAGAAACAGTGCGCTGAAATTGAATGCTATGAAGCCCCTTTGACACACACTAGACTATGAAAACTCAAGAAGCTGAAATCATTTTATTCCAAGAAAAAACATTCCATTTTGGCATATCATCGAAAACCTTGATTACACCATTTAAATCACCTAAAGCAATATACGTATCCATGAGCTTTTCAGATAAAAAGTGCTCACTGCTGAAACTCATCTTCAAAAATTTCCATGAAGCTTCTTTCCTTCCTTTGTAAACCCAGAACTCAAACACCCTTCCAAAAGCCAAAGAAAAATTTAATGGTTGGCTTATGGCTTTAATCCCTCAATTTTTCATCCAATGCAAGAAAGCAACTTCCTTtaaattctcttcattttctttaataGAAAGCTcgtgaaatgaatgaaaaattgtATTTAGTATTAAAACAATTTGTTGATGCAGTGCTCAACAAGGGAGTAgtacaaaagagagaaaaattgtTGAGAAAGTAGATTCATTCGATCGGAACGTAGTTGGAAGTTATAATTAATGGAGACAAAGATAGTTCGAAGGGTAAGTATAGAAAGAGTGTAGGCTAAGTATCCTTCTAAGATTCTTCCAGTTCTGAAAGAAAGTTGGTATACTCCCATTAAAGTTGTTGTCATTTATCCTACTGCATTTTATGAATAAGAATTTTACAATACTTAAATTTCTACCAAGCATTTCGTGCATCCTACCAGACGAAAAGCCGAAAACCTTACAAGTCAGTCAAGTTTTTCAGTTCAGCAAGTTGCACCGGCAAATCTCCGGTCAGTCTGTTGTAAGATAATCTTCTGAAAAGATAGTCATAAACTTTCATCTATCAAAAGTTGCTACTTATTAcaggaaattaaaaaatttatacaaGACATGAAATGCCTTACAAAGTTCTCAAGTTAACTAACTTTCCAATCTCTGGAGGGACTTGTCCTGAAAATTGATTTGCTTCAAGGTCTCTGTAAAGTTCATACAATGAAATTACTCAAAAACAAGTGCAACATCTTTCTTACCAGTTTAAAACATGTATGTTATTCACTGTCCAGGAAACCTAAATAATTCGAGTACCGGGGGATCGAAAAGCATGTAACTTCACAAGCTTAGCAGAAAACTATAAAAGATGGACTAAAAAGAAATCAATCTTGGAACATCTACATACAGTAAAATTAAAAGCACTTCAAAACTT
The genomic region above belongs to Gossypium hirsutum isolate 1008001.06 chromosome D05, Gossypium_hirsutum_v2.1, whole genome shotgun sequence and contains:
- the LOC107905834 gene encoding probable LRR receptor-like serine/threonine-protein kinase RFK1, which produces MFFSKPIAFLLSAVLSFILLNTNKLDAATLPQDEVNVLNQIAKTMGGNDWNFDAGSCVSEKVNTDTGAEKNVTCTCQNDTCHVTHIIFKLQSLPGVLPSELVNLPYLKEIDFAYNYLNGTIPPEWASMQLEFISVFGNRLSGSIPTYLGNITSLTYLDLEANQFSGQVPPEIGKLVNLRTLRLSSNGLTGNLPVQLEALKNLTDFRINDNNFNGSIPAFIWNWKKLERLEMQASGLEGPIPSSISALENLVTLIISDINGATQPFPYLWNMTAINRIILKKCNIVGQIPQEIWQMSKLRVLDLSFNLLSGQLVEVTLPKDLKFLYLTGNNLSGNIPASILSTGLPVDLSYNNFTWPGPDQPACLRKLDNINLFRSSSTEYVKRGVIPCRSDFKCQKYWHSMYINCGGTNDVKMNGTMYVGDATSGLGGAATLYGNNDNWGFSSTGDFRDDNDELNAASRYLAQSTSMSNQLYATARLSPLSITYFRYCLENGSYSVRLHFAEIEIINSTRYGRLGRRIFNIYIQDQLVEENFNIEAEAGGILTPLTKHYNANVTNGELEIHFYWAGKGTQAIPSRGVHGPLISAISVDPNFKPQHKENKTKTVPIIIGVVGSFLVFLASGIFIWIYCFKAKSHREQDLRGLDLQTVSFTLKQIKAATNNFDSGNKIGEGGFGPVYKGQLADGTIIAVKQLSSKSSQGNREFLNEMGMISCLQHPNLVKLYGCCIEGNQLLLVYEYLENNSLSRALFGPEYSRINLDWPTRQKICVGIAKGIAFLHEESRLKIVHRDIKGTNVLLDRDLNPKISDFGLAKLSDEDKTHISTRIAGTIGYIAPEYALWGYLTYKADVYSFGIVALELVSGKHNMNYGAVDEYTCLLDWACHLQQSGKLLELVDDKLGSDYNKSEAERMIKVALLCTNASPSLRPTMSDVVGMLEGTITIPDVIPNASSYNEDLRFKAIRDHRSYMSSQGHTSTPAGSLFESSSTSARDINETNEASCIEV